The following coding sequences lie in one Musa acuminata AAA Group cultivar baxijiao chromosome BXJ1-8, Cavendish_Baxijiao_AAA, whole genome shotgun sequence genomic window:
- the LOC135582255 gene encoding protein XRI1-like isoform X2 encodes MVLFDGTSRQRWFERRCMICSIGGSFTGWGFPVWFSDLGLLLPLIRPSCCGMWEWQGDEYSLQRNTRNEFSHLFWDEVCQNEDDLLYMLDEHTPIKDCADLGHQVSDVGDETTKGLEECKDSNQLKRRRTLQFTTDTNEAANDQMTSTVFKSKLMESSMMEDGISESLECTTQWTLGFSDDRSAINSDGLDQSSDGWLVDYLNESETHCSPDEKNNIVAFNQQVDISEFYHDSPAMETDMVPETPAPAHLKFFNGVLGKMSYIKGPKKLTTSIAYPFALIKPCGVHGDVTLKDINQRILAPLPSKSKLKKDEDPSISYPTSAFSGKPVVVKTKIRTEGGQGSITIMRTKG; translated from the exons ATGGTACTGTTTGATGGAACTTCAAGACAGAGATGGTTCGAAAGGCGATGCATGATTTGTAGCATTGGCGGTTCCTTTACGGGTTGGGGTTTTCCTGTTTGGTTTTCCGATCTTGGACTTCTTCTACCGTTGATTCGCCCCTCCTG CTGTGGGATGTGGGAGTGGCAAGGAGATGAATACAGTCTTCAGAGAAACACGCGAAATG AATTCTCTCACTTGTTCTGGGATGAAGTATGCCAAAATGAAGATGATCTGTTATACATGCTGGATGAGCATACTCCCATTAAAGATTGTGCAGATCTGGGACACCAAGTTTCTGATGTTGGAG ATGAAACTACCAAAGGTTTGGAAGAATGCAAGGATTCTAATCAACTTAAGAGGAGACGCACGCTCCAGTTCACTACTGATACCAATGAGGCTGCAAACGACCAAATGACCTCTACAGTTTTCAAATCTAAG TTGATGGAGAGCTCCATGATGGAAGATGGGATTTCAGAAAGTTTAGAGTGCACCACACAGTGGACTTTGGGCTTCTCAG ATGATAGGTCTGCCATCAACTCTGACGGGTTGGATCAGTCATCCGATGGGTGGCTAGTAGATTACCTGAATGAAAGCGAGACACATTGCAGCCCTGATGAAAA GAACAATATTGTAGCCTTCAATCAGCAAGTTGATATTTCTG AGTTCTACCATGATTCACCTGCCATGGAAACTGACATGGTGCCAGAGACTCCTGCTCCAGCACATCTGAAATTCTTTAATGGTGTGCTTG GTAAAATGTCATATATCAAAGGTCCAAAAAAGTTGACTACCTCAATTGCTTATCCTTTTGCTCTTATTAAGCCTTGTGGAGTTCACGGGGATGTGACTTTGAAGGACATAAATCAACGGATTCTTGCTCCACTGCCATCAAAATCAAAGCTTAAGAAGGATGAGGATCCATCCATTTCTTATCCAACCTCGGCTTTCTCTGGGAAGCCTGTGGTTGTCAAAACAAAAATACGCACTGAAGGTGGACAAGGTAGCATTACAATTATGAGAACGAAAGGTTGA
- the LOC135582255 gene encoding protein XRI1-like isoform X9: protein MWEWQGDEYSLQRNTRNAEFSHLFWDEVCQNEDDLLYMLDEHTPIKDCADLGHQVSDVGDETTKGLEECKDSNQLKRRRTLQFTTDTNEAANDQMTSTVFKSKLMESSMMEDGISESLECTTQWTLGFSDDRSAINSDGLDQSSDGWLVDYLNESETHCSPDEKNNIVAFNQQVDISEFYHDSPAMETDMVPETPAPAHLKFFNGVLGKMSYIKGPKKLTTSIAYPFALIKPCGVHGDVTLKDINQRILAPLPSKSKLKKDEDPSISYPTSAFSGKPVVVKTKIRTEGGQGSITIMRTKG from the exons ATGTGGGAGTGGCAAGGAGATGAATACAGTCTTCAGAGAAACACGCGAAATG CAGAATTCTCTCACTTGTTCTGGGATGAAGTATGCCAAAATGAAGATGATCTGTTATACATGCTGGATGAGCATACTCCCATTAAAGATTGTGCAGATCTGGGACACCAAGTTTCTGATGTTGGAG ATGAAACTACCAAAGGTTTGGAAGAATGCAAGGATTCTAATCAACTTAAGAGGAGACGCACGCTCCAGTTCACTACTGATACCAATGAGGCTGCAAACGACCAAATGACCTCTACAGTTTTCAAATCTAAG TTGATGGAGAGCTCCATGATGGAAGATGGGATTTCAGAAAGTTTAGAGTGCACCACACAGTGGACTTTGGGCTTCTCAG ATGATAGGTCTGCCATCAACTCTGACGGGTTGGATCAGTCATCCGATGGGTGGCTAGTAGATTACCTGAATGAAAGCGAGACACATTGCAGCCCTGATGAAAA GAACAATATTGTAGCCTTCAATCAGCAAGTTGATATTTCTG AGTTCTACCATGATTCACCTGCCATGGAAACTGACATGGTGCCAGAGACTCCTGCTCCAGCACATCTGAAATTCTTTAATGGTGTGCTTG GTAAAATGTCATATATCAAAGGTCCAAAAAAGTTGACTACCTCAATTGCTTATCCTTTTGCTCTTATTAAGCCTTGTGGAGTTCACGGGGATGTGACTTTGAAGGACATAAATCAACGGATTCTTGCTCCACTGCCATCAAAATCAAAGCTTAAGAAGGATGAGGATCCATCCATTTCTTATCCAACCTCGGCTTTCTCTGGGAAGCCTGTGGTTGTCAAAACAAAAATACGCACTGAAGGTGGACAAGGTAGCATTACAATTATGAGAACGAAAGGTTGA
- the LOC135582255 gene encoding protein XRI1-like isoform X7, whose product MEFEDGNGKSNNCGMWEWQGDEYSLQRNTRNAEFSHLFWDEVCQNEDDLLYMLDEHTPIKDCADLGHQVSDVGDETTKGLEECKDSNQLKRRRTLQFTTDTNEAANDQMTSTVFKSKLMESSMMEDGISESLECTTQWTLGFSDDRSAINSDGLDQSSDGWLVDYLNESETHCSPDEKNNIVAFNQQVDISEFYHDSPAMETDMVPETPAPAHLKFFNGVLGKMSYIKGPKKLTTSIAYPFALIKPCGVHGDVTLKDINQRILAPLPSKSKLKKDEDPSISYPTSAFSGKPVVVKTKIRTEGGQGSITIMRTKG is encoded by the exons ATGGAGTTCGAGGATGGCAATGGCAAGAGCAACAA CTGTGGGATGTGGGAGTGGCAAGGAGATGAATACAGTCTTCAGAGAAACACGCGAAATG CAGAATTCTCTCACTTGTTCTGGGATGAAGTATGCCAAAATGAAGATGATCTGTTATACATGCTGGATGAGCATACTCCCATTAAAGATTGTGCAGATCTGGGACACCAAGTTTCTGATGTTGGAG ATGAAACTACCAAAGGTTTGGAAGAATGCAAGGATTCTAATCAACTTAAGAGGAGACGCACGCTCCAGTTCACTACTGATACCAATGAGGCTGCAAACGACCAAATGACCTCTACAGTTTTCAAATCTAAG TTGATGGAGAGCTCCATGATGGAAGATGGGATTTCAGAAAGTTTAGAGTGCACCACACAGTGGACTTTGGGCTTCTCAG ATGATAGGTCTGCCATCAACTCTGACGGGTTGGATCAGTCATCCGATGGGTGGCTAGTAGATTACCTGAATGAAAGCGAGACACATTGCAGCCCTGATGAAAA GAACAATATTGTAGCCTTCAATCAGCAAGTTGATATTTCTG AGTTCTACCATGATTCACCTGCCATGGAAACTGACATGGTGCCAGAGACTCCTGCTCCAGCACATCTGAAATTCTTTAATGGTGTGCTTG GTAAAATGTCATATATCAAAGGTCCAAAAAAGTTGACTACCTCAATTGCTTATCCTTTTGCTCTTATTAAGCCTTGTGGAGTTCACGGGGATGTGACTTTGAAGGACATAAATCAACGGATTCTTGCTCCACTGCCATCAAAATCAAAGCTTAAGAAGGATGAGGATCCATCCATTTCTTATCCAACCTCGGCTTTCTCTGGGAAGCCTGTGGTTGTCAAAACAAAAATACGCACTGAAGGTGGACAAGGTAGCATTACAATTATGAGAACGAAAGGTTGA
- the LOC135582255 gene encoding protein XRI1-like isoform X6, protein MFFFAAIVSQVREFSICGMWEWQGDEYSLQRNTRNEFSHLFWDEVCQNEDDLLYMLDEHTPIKDCADLGHQVSDVGDETTKGLEECKDSNQLKRRRTLQFTTDTNEAANDQMTSTVFKSKLMESSMMEDGISESLECTTQWTLGFSDDRSAINSDGLDQSSDGWLVDYLNESETHCSPDEKNNIVAFNQQVDISEFYHDSPAMETDMVPETPAPAHLKFFNGVLGKMSYIKGPKKLTTSIAYPFALIKPCGVHGDVTLKDINQRILAPLPSKSKLKKDEDPSISYPTSAFSGKPVVVKTKIRTEGGQGSITIMRTKG, encoded by the exons ATGTTTTTTTTTGCTGCGATCGTTTCACAAGTTCGCGAGTTTTCGAT CTGTGGGATGTGGGAGTGGCAAGGAGATGAATACAGTCTTCAGAGAAACACGCGAAATG AATTCTCTCACTTGTTCTGGGATGAAGTATGCCAAAATGAAGATGATCTGTTATACATGCTGGATGAGCATACTCCCATTAAAGATTGTGCAGATCTGGGACACCAAGTTTCTGATGTTGGAG ATGAAACTACCAAAGGTTTGGAAGAATGCAAGGATTCTAATCAACTTAAGAGGAGACGCACGCTCCAGTTCACTACTGATACCAATGAGGCTGCAAACGACCAAATGACCTCTACAGTTTTCAAATCTAAG TTGATGGAGAGCTCCATGATGGAAGATGGGATTTCAGAAAGTTTAGAGTGCACCACACAGTGGACTTTGGGCTTCTCAG ATGATAGGTCTGCCATCAACTCTGACGGGTTGGATCAGTCATCCGATGGGTGGCTAGTAGATTACCTGAATGAAAGCGAGACACATTGCAGCCCTGATGAAAA GAACAATATTGTAGCCTTCAATCAGCAAGTTGATATTTCTG AGTTCTACCATGATTCACCTGCCATGGAAACTGACATGGTGCCAGAGACTCCTGCTCCAGCACATCTGAAATTCTTTAATGGTGTGCTTG GTAAAATGTCATATATCAAAGGTCCAAAAAAGTTGACTACCTCAATTGCTTATCCTTTTGCTCTTATTAAGCCTTGTGGAGTTCACGGGGATGTGACTTTGAAGGACATAAATCAACGGATTCTTGCTCCACTGCCATCAAAATCAAAGCTTAAGAAGGATGAGGATCCATCCATTTCTTATCCAACCTCGGCTTTCTCTGGGAAGCCTGTGGTTGTCAAAACAAAAATACGCACTGAAGGTGGACAAGGTAGCATTACAATTATGAGAACGAAAGGTTGA
- the LOC135582255 gene encoding protein XRI1-like isoform X5 — translation MFFFAAIVSQVREFSICGMWEWQGDEYSLQRNTRNAEFSHLFWDEVCQNEDDLLYMLDEHTPIKDCADLGHQVSDVGDETTKGLEECKDSNQLKRRRTLQFTTDTNEAANDQMTSTVFKSKLMESSMMEDGISESLECTTQWTLGFSDDRSAINSDGLDQSSDGWLVDYLNESETHCSPDEKNNIVAFNQQVDISEFYHDSPAMETDMVPETPAPAHLKFFNGVLGKMSYIKGPKKLTTSIAYPFALIKPCGVHGDVTLKDINQRILAPLPSKSKLKKDEDPSISYPTSAFSGKPVVVKTKIRTEGGQGSITIMRTKG, via the exons ATGTTTTTTTTTGCTGCGATCGTTTCACAAGTTCGCGAGTTTTCGAT CTGTGGGATGTGGGAGTGGCAAGGAGATGAATACAGTCTTCAGAGAAACACGCGAAATG CAGAATTCTCTCACTTGTTCTGGGATGAAGTATGCCAAAATGAAGATGATCTGTTATACATGCTGGATGAGCATACTCCCATTAAAGATTGTGCAGATCTGGGACACCAAGTTTCTGATGTTGGAG ATGAAACTACCAAAGGTTTGGAAGAATGCAAGGATTCTAATCAACTTAAGAGGAGACGCACGCTCCAGTTCACTACTGATACCAATGAGGCTGCAAACGACCAAATGACCTCTACAGTTTTCAAATCTAAG TTGATGGAGAGCTCCATGATGGAAGATGGGATTTCAGAAAGTTTAGAGTGCACCACACAGTGGACTTTGGGCTTCTCAG ATGATAGGTCTGCCATCAACTCTGACGGGTTGGATCAGTCATCCGATGGGTGGCTAGTAGATTACCTGAATGAAAGCGAGACACATTGCAGCCCTGATGAAAA GAACAATATTGTAGCCTTCAATCAGCAAGTTGATATTTCTG AGTTCTACCATGATTCACCTGCCATGGAAACTGACATGGTGCCAGAGACTCCTGCTCCAGCACATCTGAAATTCTTTAATGGTGTGCTTG GTAAAATGTCATATATCAAAGGTCCAAAAAAGTTGACTACCTCAATTGCTTATCCTTTTGCTCTTATTAAGCCTTGTGGAGTTCACGGGGATGTGACTTTGAAGGACATAAATCAACGGATTCTTGCTCCACTGCCATCAAAATCAAAGCTTAAGAAGGATGAGGATCCATCCATTTCTTATCCAACCTCGGCTTTCTCTGGGAAGCCTGTGGTTGTCAAAACAAAAATACGCACTGAAGGTGGACAAGGTAGCATTACAATTATGAGAACGAAAGGTTGA
- the LOC135582255 gene encoding protein XRI1-like isoform X8, with protein sequence MEFEDGNGKSNNCGMWEWQGDEYSLQRNTRNEFSHLFWDEVCQNEDDLLYMLDEHTPIKDCADLGHQVSDVGDETTKGLEECKDSNQLKRRRTLQFTTDTNEAANDQMTSTVFKSKLMESSMMEDGISESLECTTQWTLGFSDDRSAINSDGLDQSSDGWLVDYLNESETHCSPDEKNNIVAFNQQVDISEFYHDSPAMETDMVPETPAPAHLKFFNGVLGKMSYIKGPKKLTTSIAYPFALIKPCGVHGDVTLKDINQRILAPLPSKSKLKKDEDPSISYPTSAFSGKPVVVKTKIRTEGGQGSITIMRTKG encoded by the exons ATGGAGTTCGAGGATGGCAATGGCAAGAGCAACAA CTGTGGGATGTGGGAGTGGCAAGGAGATGAATACAGTCTTCAGAGAAACACGCGAAATG AATTCTCTCACTTGTTCTGGGATGAAGTATGCCAAAATGAAGATGATCTGTTATACATGCTGGATGAGCATACTCCCATTAAAGATTGTGCAGATCTGGGACACCAAGTTTCTGATGTTGGAG ATGAAACTACCAAAGGTTTGGAAGAATGCAAGGATTCTAATCAACTTAAGAGGAGACGCACGCTCCAGTTCACTACTGATACCAATGAGGCTGCAAACGACCAAATGACCTCTACAGTTTTCAAATCTAAG TTGATGGAGAGCTCCATGATGGAAGATGGGATTTCAGAAAGTTTAGAGTGCACCACACAGTGGACTTTGGGCTTCTCAG ATGATAGGTCTGCCATCAACTCTGACGGGTTGGATCAGTCATCCGATGGGTGGCTAGTAGATTACCTGAATGAAAGCGAGACACATTGCAGCCCTGATGAAAA GAACAATATTGTAGCCTTCAATCAGCAAGTTGATATTTCTG AGTTCTACCATGATTCACCTGCCATGGAAACTGACATGGTGCCAGAGACTCCTGCTCCAGCACATCTGAAATTCTTTAATGGTGTGCTTG GTAAAATGTCATATATCAAAGGTCCAAAAAAGTTGACTACCTCAATTGCTTATCCTTTTGCTCTTATTAAGCCTTGTGGAGTTCACGGGGATGTGACTTTGAAGGACATAAATCAACGGATTCTTGCTCCACTGCCATCAAAATCAAAGCTTAAGAAGGATGAGGATCCATCCATTTCTTATCCAACCTCGGCTTTCTCTGGGAAGCCTGTGGTTGTCAAAACAAAAATACGCACTGAAGGTGGACAAGGTAGCATTACAATTATGAGAACGAAAGGTTGA
- the LOC135582255 gene encoding protein XRI1-like isoform X3, translating to MVLFDGTSRQRWFERRCMICSIGGSFTGWGFPVWFSDLGLLLPLIRPSCCGMWEWQGDEYSLQRNTRNAEFSHLFWDEVCQNEDDLLYMLDEHTPIKDCADLGHQVSDVGDETTKGLEECKDSNQLKRRRTLQFTTDTNEAANDQMTSTVFKSKLMESSMMEDGISESLECTTQWTLGFSDDRSAINSDGLDQSSDGWLVDYLNESETHCSPDEKNNIVAFNQQVDISEFYHDSPAMETDMVPETPAPAHLKFFNGKMSYIKGPKKLTTSIAYPFALIKPCGVHGDVTLKDINQRILAPLPSKSKLKKDEDPSISYPTSAFSGKPVVVKTKIRTEGGQGSITIMRTKG from the exons ATGGTACTGTTTGATGGAACTTCAAGACAGAGATGGTTCGAAAGGCGATGCATGATTTGTAGCATTGGCGGTTCCTTTACGGGTTGGGGTTTTCCTGTTTGGTTTTCCGATCTTGGACTTCTTCTACCGTTGATTCGCCCCTCCTG CTGTGGGATGTGGGAGTGGCAAGGAGATGAATACAGTCTTCAGAGAAACACGCGAAATG CAGAATTCTCTCACTTGTTCTGGGATGAAGTATGCCAAAATGAAGATGATCTGTTATACATGCTGGATGAGCATACTCCCATTAAAGATTGTGCAGATCTGGGACACCAAGTTTCTGATGTTGGAG ATGAAACTACCAAAGGTTTGGAAGAATGCAAGGATTCTAATCAACTTAAGAGGAGACGCACGCTCCAGTTCACTACTGATACCAATGAGGCTGCAAACGACCAAATGACCTCTACAGTTTTCAAATCTAAG TTGATGGAGAGCTCCATGATGGAAGATGGGATTTCAGAAAGTTTAGAGTGCACCACACAGTGGACTTTGGGCTTCTCAG ATGATAGGTCTGCCATCAACTCTGACGGGTTGGATCAGTCATCCGATGGGTGGCTAGTAGATTACCTGAATGAAAGCGAGACACATTGCAGCCCTGATGAAAA GAACAATATTGTAGCCTTCAATCAGCAAGTTGATATTTCTG AGTTCTACCATGATTCACCTGCCATGGAAACTGACATGGTGCCAGAGACTCCTGCTCCAGCACATCTGAAATTCTTTAATG GTAAAATGTCATATATCAAAGGTCCAAAAAAGTTGACTACCTCAATTGCTTATCCTTTTGCTCTTATTAAGCCTTGTGGAGTTCACGGGGATGTGACTTTGAAGGACATAAATCAACGGATTCTTGCTCCACTGCCATCAAAATCAAAGCTTAAGAAGGATGAGGATCCATCCATTTCTTATCCAACCTCGGCTTTCTCTGGGAAGCCTGTGGTTGTCAAAACAAAAATACGCACTGAAGGTGGACAAGGTAGCATTACAATTATGAGAACGAAAGGTTGA
- the LOC135582255 gene encoding protein XRI1-like isoform X1, protein MVLFDGTSRQRWFERRCMICSIGGSFTGWGFPVWFSDLGLLLPLIRPSCCGMWEWQGDEYSLQRNTRNAEFSHLFWDEVCQNEDDLLYMLDEHTPIKDCADLGHQVSDVGDETTKGLEECKDSNQLKRRRTLQFTTDTNEAANDQMTSTVFKSKLMESSMMEDGISESLECTTQWTLGFSDDRSAINSDGLDQSSDGWLVDYLNESETHCSPDEKNNIVAFNQQVDISEFYHDSPAMETDMVPETPAPAHLKFFNGVLGKMSYIKGPKKLTTSIAYPFALIKPCGVHGDVTLKDINQRILAPLPSKSKLKKDEDPSISYPTSAFSGKPVVVKTKIRTEGGQGSITIMRTKG, encoded by the exons ATGGTACTGTTTGATGGAACTTCAAGACAGAGATGGTTCGAAAGGCGATGCATGATTTGTAGCATTGGCGGTTCCTTTACGGGTTGGGGTTTTCCTGTTTGGTTTTCCGATCTTGGACTTCTTCTACCGTTGATTCGCCCCTCCTG CTGTGGGATGTGGGAGTGGCAAGGAGATGAATACAGTCTTCAGAGAAACACGCGAAATG CAGAATTCTCTCACTTGTTCTGGGATGAAGTATGCCAAAATGAAGATGATCTGTTATACATGCTGGATGAGCATACTCCCATTAAAGATTGTGCAGATCTGGGACACCAAGTTTCTGATGTTGGAG ATGAAACTACCAAAGGTTTGGAAGAATGCAAGGATTCTAATCAACTTAAGAGGAGACGCACGCTCCAGTTCACTACTGATACCAATGAGGCTGCAAACGACCAAATGACCTCTACAGTTTTCAAATCTAAG TTGATGGAGAGCTCCATGATGGAAGATGGGATTTCAGAAAGTTTAGAGTGCACCACACAGTGGACTTTGGGCTTCTCAG ATGATAGGTCTGCCATCAACTCTGACGGGTTGGATCAGTCATCCGATGGGTGGCTAGTAGATTACCTGAATGAAAGCGAGACACATTGCAGCCCTGATGAAAA GAACAATATTGTAGCCTTCAATCAGCAAGTTGATATTTCTG AGTTCTACCATGATTCACCTGCCATGGAAACTGACATGGTGCCAGAGACTCCTGCTCCAGCACATCTGAAATTCTTTAATGGTGTGCTTG GTAAAATGTCATATATCAAAGGTCCAAAAAAGTTGACTACCTCAATTGCTTATCCTTTTGCTCTTATTAAGCCTTGTGGAGTTCACGGGGATGTGACTTTGAAGGACATAAATCAACGGATTCTTGCTCCACTGCCATCAAAATCAAAGCTTAAGAAGGATGAGGATCCATCCATTTCTTATCCAACCTCGGCTTTCTCTGGGAAGCCTGTGGTTGTCAAAACAAAAATACGCACTGAAGGTGGACAAGGTAGCATTACAATTATGAGAACGAAAGGTTGA
- the LOC135582255 gene encoding protein XRI1-like isoform X4 — protein sequence MVLFDGTSRQRWFERRCMICSIGGSFTGWGFPVWFSDLGLLLPLIRPSCCGMWEWQGDEYSLQRNTRNEFSHLFWDEVCQNEDDLLYMLDEHTPIKDCADLGHQVSDVGDETTKGLEECKDSNQLKRRRTLQFTTDTNEAANDQMTSTVFKSKLMESSMMEDGISESLECTTQWTLGFSDDRSAINSDGLDQSSDGWLVDYLNESETHCSPDEKNNIVAFNQQVDISEFYHDSPAMETDMVPETPAPAHLKFFNGKMSYIKGPKKLTTSIAYPFALIKPCGVHGDVTLKDINQRILAPLPSKSKLKKDEDPSISYPTSAFSGKPVVVKTKIRTEGGQGSITIMRTKG from the exons ATGGTACTGTTTGATGGAACTTCAAGACAGAGATGGTTCGAAAGGCGATGCATGATTTGTAGCATTGGCGGTTCCTTTACGGGTTGGGGTTTTCCTGTTTGGTTTTCCGATCTTGGACTTCTTCTACCGTTGATTCGCCCCTCCTG CTGTGGGATGTGGGAGTGGCAAGGAGATGAATACAGTCTTCAGAGAAACACGCGAAATG AATTCTCTCACTTGTTCTGGGATGAAGTATGCCAAAATGAAGATGATCTGTTATACATGCTGGATGAGCATACTCCCATTAAAGATTGTGCAGATCTGGGACACCAAGTTTCTGATGTTGGAG ATGAAACTACCAAAGGTTTGGAAGAATGCAAGGATTCTAATCAACTTAAGAGGAGACGCACGCTCCAGTTCACTACTGATACCAATGAGGCTGCAAACGACCAAATGACCTCTACAGTTTTCAAATCTAAG TTGATGGAGAGCTCCATGATGGAAGATGGGATTTCAGAAAGTTTAGAGTGCACCACACAGTGGACTTTGGGCTTCTCAG ATGATAGGTCTGCCATCAACTCTGACGGGTTGGATCAGTCATCCGATGGGTGGCTAGTAGATTACCTGAATGAAAGCGAGACACATTGCAGCCCTGATGAAAA GAACAATATTGTAGCCTTCAATCAGCAAGTTGATATTTCTG AGTTCTACCATGATTCACCTGCCATGGAAACTGACATGGTGCCAGAGACTCCTGCTCCAGCACATCTGAAATTCTTTAATG GTAAAATGTCATATATCAAAGGTCCAAAAAAGTTGACTACCTCAATTGCTTATCCTTTTGCTCTTATTAAGCCTTGTGGAGTTCACGGGGATGTGACTTTGAAGGACATAAATCAACGGATTCTTGCTCCACTGCCATCAAAATCAAAGCTTAAGAAGGATGAGGATCCATCCATTTCTTATCCAACCTCGGCTTTCTCTGGGAAGCCTGTGGTTGTCAAAACAAAAATACGCACTGAAGGTGGACAAGGTAGCATTACAATTATGAGAACGAAAGGTTGA
- the LOC135582255 gene encoding protein XRI1-like isoform X10 has protein sequence MWEWQGDEYSLQRNTRNEFSHLFWDEVCQNEDDLLYMLDEHTPIKDCADLGHQVSDVGDETTKGLEECKDSNQLKRRRTLQFTTDTNEAANDQMTSTVFKSKLMESSMMEDGISESLECTTQWTLGFSDDRSAINSDGLDQSSDGWLVDYLNESETHCSPDEKNNIVAFNQQVDISEFYHDSPAMETDMVPETPAPAHLKFFNGVLGKMSYIKGPKKLTTSIAYPFALIKPCGVHGDVTLKDINQRILAPLPSKSKLKKDEDPSISYPTSAFSGKPVVVKTKIRTEGGQGSITIMRTKG, from the exons ATGTGGGAGTGGCAAGGAGATGAATACAGTCTTCAGAGAAACACGCGAAATG AATTCTCTCACTTGTTCTGGGATGAAGTATGCCAAAATGAAGATGATCTGTTATACATGCTGGATGAGCATACTCCCATTAAAGATTGTGCAGATCTGGGACACCAAGTTTCTGATGTTGGAG ATGAAACTACCAAAGGTTTGGAAGAATGCAAGGATTCTAATCAACTTAAGAGGAGACGCACGCTCCAGTTCACTACTGATACCAATGAGGCTGCAAACGACCAAATGACCTCTACAGTTTTCAAATCTAAG TTGATGGAGAGCTCCATGATGGAAGATGGGATTTCAGAAAGTTTAGAGTGCACCACACAGTGGACTTTGGGCTTCTCAG ATGATAGGTCTGCCATCAACTCTGACGGGTTGGATCAGTCATCCGATGGGTGGCTAGTAGATTACCTGAATGAAAGCGAGACACATTGCAGCCCTGATGAAAA GAACAATATTGTAGCCTTCAATCAGCAAGTTGATATTTCTG AGTTCTACCATGATTCACCTGCCATGGAAACTGACATGGTGCCAGAGACTCCTGCTCCAGCACATCTGAAATTCTTTAATGGTGTGCTTG GTAAAATGTCATATATCAAAGGTCCAAAAAAGTTGACTACCTCAATTGCTTATCCTTTTGCTCTTATTAAGCCTTGTGGAGTTCACGGGGATGTGACTTTGAAGGACATAAATCAACGGATTCTTGCTCCACTGCCATCAAAATCAAAGCTTAAGAAGGATGAGGATCCATCCATTTCTTATCCAACCTCGGCTTTCTCTGGGAAGCCTGTGGTTGTCAAAACAAAAATACGCACTGAAGGTGGACAAGGTAGCATTACAATTATGAGAACGAAAGGTTGA